A stretch of DNA from Chrysiogenes arsenatis DSM 11915:
ATGGAAAAAGGCTCTGCCGCCTACACGATGGCCTCCGCCTTTGTGATCGAAGGTTCCTTCTCACTCGCAGCCTTTACACAGGCGATCCACACGCTGCATCAGCGGCATGAAACCCTGCGCACCACCTTCATCGCCATCGATGGCGTTCCGCGTCAAAAAATTGAAACATCCCTTGCGCCGGATGTCACCGTGCGCGATGTTAGCCACACTCCCGACCCCGAACACACGGCGCGTGAATACTTTACCACCGAAGCGGCTCGCCCTTTTGACCTCACAACGGGGCCGCTCTACCGCATTGCACTGCTGACTTTGGCACCACAACGCACCGCCTTCGTCTTTTCGATTCATCATATCATCAGCGATGTTTGGTCGTTGGGAGTGATGACGGCGGAGCTTTCAACCCTCTATAATGGGTTTAGCACTGGCCAAACACCGCACTTGCCGCCGCTGCCGATCCAGTATCGCGATTTCGCCGCCTGGCAAAACCAAAAAGTAAACGATCCCGCCACGTTGCAGCGCGACCGCACCTACTGGTTGCAGCAACTCGCCGCACCATTGCCGGTGCTCGACCTTCCCGCCGATTTCCCGCGCCCTCCCGTCAAAACCTATGCCGGAGCTGTGGTTCGCTTCACACTTGATCCTGCTATTGCGCAACCACTGCGCGCGCTGGCAACGGCGCAGGGAGCCAGTCTGTTTGCCCTGCTGCTCGCACTGGTGCGGGTACTCATGTTCCGCTACACGGCGCAAGAAGATCTGATTATCGGCACACCGGTCGCGGGGAGAGTGCATCCCGACCTTGAGCCACAAATCGGCTTTTTCCTGAATACGCTGGCATTGCGCGATCAGGTGCGGGCGGATGATCGCTTCTGCGATCTGCTCACGCGTGTCATGGCGACGAATACATCAGGCTTCGACCACCAAAACTATCCGTTTGATCAACTCGTCGATGAGCTGGAGTTGCCGCGCGATGTCAGCCGTTCACCACTTTTTGACCTGATGGTCGTACTGCAAAATACGGGGCAAATTCCATTTACCCTCGACGGAGCTACCGTGCGCGAATTGGCGCAGATGGAAAATATCAGCAAGTTTGATCTCGATTTTGTCTTTCAGGAAAACGATGACACCATTGATGTTATTGTGGAATACAACCGTGACCTGTTCGTGCCGCAACGGATTCACAACATGGCTCACCATTTCTGCATGCTGGCCGAAGGGGTGGTCGTCAATCCGACCGCGCGCGTCAGCGATTTGCCACTGTTAACAACCGCCGAACTCCAGTGGATTCATCACGATTTCAACGCCACCGCGGCACCGTGGCCGCAACAGGCCACGCTGGTATCGCTCTTTACCGAACAGGTGCAGCGCACACCCAATACAATAGCGGTACGTTTTGAGGATCAACACCTGAGTTACGCTGACTTGCAACGCGAAGCCGAGCGCATCGCCGCGCTGCTGCAACAATACCGCATCGAGACGGGGAGCATAGTTGCGATTCTCGCCGAACCGGCGCTGCACATGCCTGCATGGTTACTGGGCATCCTGCACGCTGGTTGCACGTATCTGCCGATCGACCCGACGTACCCCGCCGAGCGAATCCGCTTTATGCTCGAAGATTCCCACGCGGCACTGGTTTTGACGCAAGGCCATCTGCTGGCAACCCACTCCGCCATCGCCTTGCAAGGGATTACGGCAGAAGCGATCATCGAACGCACCGCACCGCGCGCCCAAATCCTTGACGTAGACGCTCTTCCCGTCGTCAATCGCGCCTTAATCGACCATACGCGCTACCACCGTTTTATCGGGCAGTCGATGGTCAAACACGCTGTGGCAATTCAGGCCACACGTGGCTGTCCCTACCAGTGCGCCTACTGCCACCAAATTTGGCCACGTAACCACGTCTACCGTTCGGCGGAAAATATCTTTGCCGAAGTCCAAGCACTCTACCAACTTGGAGTGCGCCGCTTTGTGTTTATCGACGATATTTTTAACCTCAACCGTGACAATAGCCGCCGATTTTTCGAGCTGATTCTGGAGCACAGTTTGCAGCTTCAAATCCACTTTCCCAACGGCTTACGCGGCGACTTGCTGACGCCAGACTACATCGACCTCATGGTGGCTGCCGGAACGGTAAGCTTTGCGCTGGCGCTGGAAACGGCGTCACCACGCCTACAAACAATGATCGGGAAAAATCTCAACCTCGACCGCTTCCGCGACACATTGCAGTACATTACCACGCACCATCCGCAGGTTATCTTAGAGCTGTTCACCATGCACGGTTTCCCCAGCGAAACCGAAGCCGAAGCGCTGGCAACGCTGGAATTCATGCAGTCCATCAACTGGCTCCATTTTCCCTATGTGCATATTCTCAAGATTTTCCCCGGCTCCGCTATGGAACAACTGGCGCTCGACAACGGCATTGATGGCTCAGCGATTCGCCGTTCACACTCCCTTGCGTTCCACGAATTACCGGAAACGCTCCCCTTTGATGCCGCCTTTACCAAGCAGTACCAATCGGAATTTTTCCAAGGGTATTTCTTAAACCGCGAACGACTCCGCCACGTACTGCCGCACCAAATGCGCGTGTTAACCGAAGATGAGCTGGTACAGAAATACAATAGTTATTTGCCGCTGGAAATTCACAGTTTTGCGCAACTGCTGGAGTTTTTCGGTATCCCACACCATGAACTGGGCGACGCCCAGTTTTTACAGGAAGATTCTGTCGCCGTCCCTGAGCTTTCGCATCGCTTTTATGACCGTTTTCCGCGCCCAGCCGTGCCGGAAAAAGGCGCATTGCGCATTGTGCTGCTCGACCTTTCGCAACTGTTCAGCGAACACGCTTCACTGTTTTACGACGTGGTCGAACCGCCACTGGGTCTTATGTCGCTCCTCAGTTATCTGCAGCAACAATTCGGCAGTCACATCGATGGACGGATTGCTAAAGCGCGAATTGATTTCGATTCTTTTGCCGAACTCCGTCAATTGCTTGATGAAACCAAACCTGAACTGATCGGCATTCGTACCTTGTCGCTCTATCAGGAGTTTTTCCACGAAACAGTGGCGCTGCTCCGCCAGTGGGGGATAGAAGTGCCAATTATTGCCGGTGGGCCGTATGCCACCAGCAGCGTCGCGCACGTCCTCCAAAACCGCGCGGTCGACCTTGTGGTGATCGGCGAAGGGGAGGCAACACTCGCCGAACTCGTGGGGATGATGCTGCGCCACGAACACCGTCTACCGGACGAGGCACACCTGCGCGCACTCCCCGGCATTGCCTTTGTGCCGCGCGCAGCGCAAAAGCAAGCGTACGCAGGTACGCGGCCATTGGTGCGACTGGAGCCAGAACACTCCCCCACGCCAAATAATTGTGTCGTTCATCCGCCACAGCTTGACCCTTCCGCTGCCGCCTATCTGCTCTACACTTCCGGCTCAACCGGTACACCCAAAGGGGTGCTGGTTGAACACCGCAACGTGGTGCGACTCCTGTTTAACGACCGGATGCCCTTTGACTTTTCTTCCCGCGATGTCTGGGTGCAGTCGCATTCATTCTGCTTCGATTTTTCCGTCTGGGAAATGTACGGCGCGTTGCTCCGCGGTGGCACGCTGGTGATCCCAAAACGGGACGAGGTGCGCGACATCGCCCGTTACGTGACACTTGTCAAAAACAGTGGCGTGACGGTGCTCAATCAAACTCCAGCCGCCTTTTACGGATTTATTGACGAAGCCTTGCGCACCGATTTCGACTGGAGTTCGTCGCTCCGCTACGTGATTTTTGGTGGCGACCGACTCGAACCGACCTATCTACGCCGCTGGGCGGAGCGCTTTCCGTCCGTAGCCCTCATCAATATGTATGGTATTACCGAAACCACCGTGCACGTCACGTTTCACCAATTATCGCTGGAGGAGCTTGCGATTGCGGGGAAAAGCCCTATCGGCACACCCATTCCCGAAACCACCGTGTATGTTTGCGACGCTTCAATGAATCTCCTGCCCGTCGGCATTCCCGGCGAGTTCTACGTCGGCGGCAGCGGGGTCAGCCGTGGTTACCTGAATCGTCCAGAACTCCAAAACCAGCGTTTTATTACCAATCCATTTGGAACTGGGAAACTCTACCGCACTGGCGATCTCGGGCGTTGGACATGGACAGGCGGACTGGAGTACCTTGGCCGCAATGACCAGCAAGTGCAAATCCGTGGCTTCCGCGTGGAACTTGGCGAAATCGAAAGCCGCCTGCTTGCTCATCCCGCCATCCGTGAATGTGTGGTACTGGCATTAACTGGTGCCAACGACACATTGGCGCTGGCCGCATGGCTGGTGTTTGAACACGAGGTCACCATCGCCGCACTGCGCGACCACCTAGCGCAAACTTTGGCTGATTACATGATTCCAGCGTGGTTTACACCCATCGATGCGCTGCCATTGACAGCGAATGGCAAGCTTGACCGCCGTGCCCTCCCCGATCCACGAGAAGCACATGCCCCCAGCCTCGATTTAGGCACCACGCTTGTCGCCCCACGCAATGACACCGAACAGATTGTGGCAACGGTATGGGAAGGGGTGCTTGGCCTTAGCGCTATCGGCATTCACGACAACTACTTTGCCCTCGGTGGCGATTCGATTCGCGCGATTCAGGTCATCTCCCGCTTACAGCAGCAGGGATGGCAGGCGGAAATGATTGACGTGTTTCAATTCCCCACCGTGGCGGGACTGGCAAGCCGCATTACGCCGTACGAGCGGGTGATCGACCAAAAGCCGGTGACAGGCAATGTCACCCTCAGCCCCGTGCAACGCTGGTTCTTCGAAACACATGGCGCGGGAGTGCACCATTACAATCAATCGATTCTGCTCACCTCACGGGAACGGTTGGATGGAACAAAGCTGCGCACGCTCTTGTCAGCCTTGGTCGCGCATCATGACATGCTCCGCACCGCGTTCACCCAGAGCATCGATGGTTGGCGTCAAACCATTCAGCCAATCGGCACGCCGCTCCGTTTTGAAATCGTCGATTTCACTCGCACAACACATCCCGCGCAGGCCTTAGAGCAACATGCCGCAGCGTTACAAGCAAGTTTTGATATCGCGCAACCACCGCTGCTTACCGCCGCCCTTTACCAACTACCGGACGGCGACCGTCTGTGCATAATCATCCATCATTTGGTGGTAGATGGTGTTTCGTGGCGTATTCTGGCAGAAGATGTCGTGACCGGATATCGTCAACTGGTCGCCGGAAAACCACTAGCACTGACACCGAAAAGTGATTCTTTTGCCGCGTGGATGGTGGCCTTACAAACCTACGCGACGAGTGATACGCTGCAGCGCGAACGCTCGTATTGGCAGCATATATCCGAGCGTGCGACGACTATCGCGCCACTTCCTTTTGGCACCGCAACCCCAACCGCCGTGGCCGCAGATTTTGATGATATCGCGCATACGCTACCCCCCGCGCTCACCGATCAACTGCTGCGTCACGCCAATCGCGCCTACGCCACCGATGCGGTTGACCTCCTGCTCACCGCAACGGCGCTCGCCCTCACCGATTGGAGTGGTTCGCGATGTCACCTGATTACCTTAGAAGGTCATGGACGTGAGGAAATTGGAGTGAAGCTCGATGTCTCGCGCACCGTGGGCTGGTTTACCACGCTCTTTCCGCACCTGCTGGAGGTTTCTGAACGCGACGATAGTGGCTACCGCGTGCGTGTCGTCAAAGAAGGGATGCGTGCCATACCCCATCACGGGATTGGCTACGGCGTCCTGCGTTGGCTCACACCAAATGCCGCGCACGATGCAACGTTACCATCACTGCCGCGCATCAGCTTTAATTACTTGGGGGTGTTTGACGCCACCGTCGATGATGGCGCATGGACGCTTTCCGACGAACCACACGGCTCAACCGTCGGCGGCGATAATATCAGCCCTTTTGATCTGGAAATCACCGGTGCGGTGGTGGGCGAGGTGCTCCGCATAGCATTGCGCTATAACCGTCATGCGCTGGAAGAAAAAGTTGCCAAAAGGCTGCTGCAACAGCTTGTAAGCCATCTGCAAGAGATTATCGCGCATTGTTGTCAGGTCGAAACGACGGTGATCACGCCGAGCGATATTAGCTACGACGGTCTTGATATTGATCAGCTCGACACGCTGCTGGAGAGTTTGGGGGATTCGTGACGGCCTTTAGCCACCGTCGTGCAATTCCTCCCAAACGCGGTAACTCTTTTCCAGCTCTTGTTTGACTTTTTCGAGTTCGCTGGTCAGGGTCATCACTCTGGCGTAATCCGCCGCGTTGGCGATGATACTTTCTTCGAGCGTTCCGCGTTGCTGCTCTAATGTCTCAATCGTCGCTTCAATTTTATCGACTTTGTAGCGGTCAACTTTTTTGGGTTTACTCTGCTGTGTTGTTACCGGCGGCTGTTCTGCTGGCAACTCGGCTTTCGTTGCCGCTTTCAGGCTGGCATGGTATTCGGCATAGTTCCCCCGGAAAAGCTCCAGCCCACCGTCATTCATCAGGAGCAACTTATTGCAGACCTGCTCCAGAAAGTAGCGATCATGTGAAACGGCAACTACGGTTCCGGGAAAAGCTCGCAGGGCGTCGATAATGGCATCAACTCCTTCAATATCAAGGTGATTGGTCGGTTCATCCATAATCAAGAAATTCCCGCAATCCATTTCCAAACAGGCAAAACTCAGGCGCGAGAGTTCGCCGCCACTGAGAACGCCCACTGTTTTTAGGTGTTCCTCACCACGAAACTGATATTTACCGAGCAACGAGCGGATTTGCTGAATGGTGGCACTCGCGCGAATTTCATTGAGCTGCTGGATGAGCGTCAATGGCCGTTGTAGTTCGTGATGTTCCTGAGAAAAATAGCTGACACGTACGAGATTGCCAAAATGGAACGTCCCTTGGTCGGCAGTTTCGTGTCCGGCAATAATTTTCAGCAGGGTCGACTTGCCACTCCCGTTTGGCCCGATAATGCCAAGCCGATCGCCGTTTTCCACTTCTAGCGAAAGTTCTTGCAACACGGTTTTGCCGTGATAACTTTTGCTGATGCGATCTACCTGTAAGACGGTTTTGGCGGAGGGGAGATATTCTGGGGTGAAGCGGGCGCTAAACTCCCTACTTTCGCCTATCTCCATTGTTTGGTTGTTTTCCAGAAAGCGATCGAGTTGTTTTTCGCGACTTTTGGCCTGCGTGTAGTTGCCCCACGAGTGTTGCCGCCGGATGTATTCCTGTTCTTTTTGGATTTTATCGGCAATGGCCTGATTTTCGCGCGCCACGGTTTTATGCACGAGTTCCCGTTGTTCGAGATAATGGCGATAACTGCCGCGATATTCAAAAATACGTCCGGAGTCGACTTCTACAATTTTTTGTGCCAACGATTCGATTAAGTAGCGGTCGTGCGAAACAATGAGTGTTGCTTTGTCGTAACGCTTCAGGAAGTTTTCCAGCCATTTGATGTTTTCAATATCAAGGTGGTTGGTCGGTTCATCCAGCAGCATGAGGTCAGGCGAAAGGGCAACCAGCTTGGCGAGCGCCAAACGGCTTTTCTGTCCACCGGAAAGGGTTTGCGGCTCGCGTTCGTAATCAGCGCTTTGAAAGCCGACACCAGCTAAAACGCTACGCGTGACGGCTTCAATGCGGCTTCCGCCGTAGAGTTCGAAGCGGGTTTGCAGTTCGGCGGCACGATTCATGATTTTTTCCAGACGAACTGGATCGTTAAATACCTCAGGGCGCGCCATGGTTTCGTGCAGCGTCAGCAGTTCGCTTTCCATATCGCGCAACCAACTAAAGGCTTCCAACACGGTTTGATAGACGGTTGCGCTAAAATTTTCCAACCGTTGGTTCATGTAGCCTATGGTTCCATGGCATTTGATCGTTCCGCTGTCAGCCAGCATTTCACCGGTAATCAAGCGGAGCAAGGTTGATTTCCCGGAACCATTTATCCCCATCAAAATGGTTTTTTCACCCCGTTTCAGGCGGAATGAAGCATCCAGAAAAAGTTCGCGATCACCCAAAAATTTACGGATTTGAGAAACTTCAAGAATCATTAGTAGGGGTAACCTTTCATTATCTTTTTTGATTATTTTGTAGAAATATTTATACTGTTCCTGTTTTCTCGGGCATGTGGCATTTTGCAAAGTTCAACTATAGCAGAATTGCATTCACATCTCACTACCCGG
This window harbors:
- a CDS encoding non-ribosomal peptide synthetase; translated protein: MNRKIVHSVFEHIAATFPEHHAIEESSGASITYRQLNKRAHAIASLLVARGVGRNVLVGVLFPTGITYAATILGVLKAGGLFLPLELGLPRPRLQHILSHTTPSVIVTDVHGQNGLADMLVEFGLATSTILLVFTAAGFHEQRFCDGHWQTTAIADAEATDPLPMINEPDDSCYVIYTSGSTGVPKFIEGWHKGLAHYCHWQATEFGLNETSRISQMAPVTFEASLKDFFVALCCGATLCIPAADVKENPARLIEWIESSALTLLQTVPSYLRLITREAASQARSGGFFPSLQLVFQSGDTLYGKDVNHWRHVIGTHAELVNLYGPAEVTLLKTFHRIPPEPLKPNEIVPIGKPITNTVILILSGHTLCPPGKIGEIAVKSPFIVKGYYRSPELTAEKFVQNPLQNETRDIVYRTGDLGRYRPDMTIDFVGRLDSQVKVYGNRIELAEIESVLLAMPQIGQAVVVPHRTDEMENVLACYYTELEPISHTALREHILASLPDYMVPAYFIPMASLPLSLNGKVDRKALPKPEVLVIGSYEAPVGTTEIQLAEIWGEILGLKRIGRANPFMEIGGDSLKAIRIIARMYKVFSVEVSVRDFFASPTIGALATFIDRARHTHYEPIPALPDAASYPLSHAQRRLWMLDQMEKGSAAYTMASAFVIEGSFSLAAFTQAIHTLHQRHETLRTTFIAIDGVPRQKIETSLAPDVTVRDVSHTPDPEHTAREYFTTEAARPFDLTTGPLYRIALLTLAPQRTAFVFSIHHIISDVWSLGVMTAELSTLYNGFSTGQTPHLPPLPIQYRDFAAWQNQKVNDPATLQRDRTYWLQQLAAPLPVLDLPADFPRPPVKTYAGAVVRFTLDPAIAQPLRALATAQGASLFALLLALVRVLMFRYTAQEDLIIGTPVAGRVHPDLEPQIGFFLNTLALRDQVRADDRFCDLLTRVMATNTSGFDHQNYPFDQLVDELELPRDVSRSPLFDLMVVLQNTGQIPFTLDGATVRELAQMENISKFDLDFVFQENDDTIDVIVEYNRDLFVPQRIHNMAHHFCMLAEGVVVNPTARVSDLPLLTTAELQWIHHDFNATAAPWPQQATLVSLFTEQVQRTPNTIAVRFEDQHLSYADLQREAERIAALLQQYRIETGSIVAILAEPALHMPAWLLGILHAGCTYLPIDPTYPAERIRFMLEDSHAALVLTQGHLLATHSAIALQGITAEAIIERTAPRAQILDVDALPVVNRALIDHTRYHRFIGQSMVKHAVAIQATRGCPYQCAYCHQIWPRNHVYRSAENIFAEVQALYQLGVRRFVFIDDIFNLNRDNSRRFFELILEHSLQLQIHFPNGLRGDLLTPDYIDLMVAAGTVSFALALETASPRLQTMIGKNLNLDRFRDTLQYITTHHPQVILELFTMHGFPSETEAEALATLEFMQSINWLHFPYVHILKIFPGSAMEQLALDNGIDGSAIRRSHSLAFHELPETLPFDAAFTKQYQSEFFQGYFLNRERLRHVLPHQMRVLTEDELVQKYNSYLPLEIHSFAQLLEFFGIPHHELGDAQFLQEDSVAVPELSHRFYDRFPRPAVPEKGALRIVLLDLSQLFSEHASLFYDVVEPPLGLMSLLSYLQQQFGSHIDGRIAKARIDFDSFAELRQLLDETKPELIGIRTLSLYQEFFHETVALLRQWGIEVPIIAGGPYATSSVAHVLQNRAVDLVVIGEGEATLAELVGMMLRHEHRLPDEAHLRALPGIAFVPRAAQKQAYAGTRPLVRLEPEHSPTPNNCVVHPPQLDPSAAAYLLYTSGSTGTPKGVLVEHRNVVRLLFNDRMPFDFSSRDVWVQSHSFCFDFSVWEMYGALLRGGTLVIPKRDEVRDIARYVTLVKNSGVTVLNQTPAAFYGFIDEALRTDFDWSSSLRYVIFGGDRLEPTYLRRWAERFPSVALINMYGITETTVHVTFHQLSLEELAIAGKSPIGTPIPETTVYVCDASMNLLPVGIPGEFYVGGSGVSRGYLNRPELQNQRFITNPFGTGKLYRTGDLGRWTWTGGLEYLGRNDQQVQIRGFRVELGEIESRLLAHPAIRECVVLALTGANDTLALAAWLVFEHEVTIAALRDHLAQTLADYMIPAWFTPIDALPLTANGKLDRRALPDPREAHAPSLDLGTTLVAPRNDTEQIVATVWEGVLGLSAIGIHDNYFALGGDSIRAIQVISRLQQQGWQAEMIDVFQFPTVAGLASRITPYERVIDQKPVTGNVTLSPVQRWFFETHGAGVHHYNQSILLTSRERLDGTKLRTLLSALVAHHDMLRTAFTQSIDGWRQTIQPIGTPLRFEIVDFTRTTHPAQALEQHAAALQASFDIAQPPLLTAALYQLPDGDRLCIIIHHLVVDGVSWRILAEDVVTGYRQLVAGKPLALTPKSDSFAAWMVALQTYATSDTLQRERSYWQHISERATTIAPLPFGTATPTAVAADFDDIAHTLPPALTDQLLRHANRAYATDAVDLLLTATALALTDWSGSRCHLITLEGHGREEIGVKLDVSRTVGWFTTLFPHLLEVSERDDSGYRVRVVKEGMRAIPHHGIGYGVLRWLTPNAAHDATLPSLPRISFNYLGVFDATVDDGAWTLSDEPHGSTVGGDNISPFDLEITGAVVGEVLRIALRYNRHALEEKVAKRLLQQLVSHLQEIIAHCCQVETTVITPSDISYDGLDIDQLDTLLESLGDS
- a CDS encoding ABC-F family ATP-binding cassette domain-containing protein → MILEVSQIRKFLGDRELFLDASFRLKRGEKTILMGINGSGKSTLLRLITGEMLADSGTIKCHGTIGYMNQRLENFSATVYQTVLEAFSWLRDMESELLTLHETMARPEVFNDPVRLEKIMNRAAELQTRFELYGGSRIEAVTRSVLAGVGFQSADYEREPQTLSGGQKSRLALAKLVALSPDLMLLDEPTNHLDIENIKWLENFLKRYDKATLIVSHDRYLIESLAQKIVEVDSGRIFEYRGSYRHYLEQRELVHKTVARENQAIADKIQKEQEYIRRQHSWGNYTQAKSREKQLDRFLENNQTMEIGESREFSARFTPEYLPSAKTVLQVDRISKSYHGKTVLQELSLEVENGDRLGIIGPNGSGKSTLLKIIAGHETADQGTFHFGNLVRVSYFSQEHHELQRPLTLIQQLNEIRASATIQQIRSLLGKYQFRGEEHLKTVGVLSGGELSRLSFACLEMDCGNFLIMDEPTNHLDIEGVDAIIDALRAFPGTVVAVSHDRYFLEQVCNKLLLMNDGGLELFRGNYAEYHASLKAATKAELPAEQPPVTTQQSKPKKVDRYKVDKIEATIETLEQQRGTLEESIIANAADYARVMTLTSELEKVKQELEKSYRVWEELHDGG